In one window of Helianthus annuus cultivar XRQ/B chromosome 17, HanXRQr2.0-SUNRISE, whole genome shotgun sequence DNA:
- the LOC110925326 gene encoding uncharacterized protein LOC110925326, producing the protein MARVDQRLDQVVDQLTDRMADLINRRRQRPNDGYGSELSNPFGDDSTSEDEQEGQPRGERGGGNRRWDSGIRFDIPEFDGSSLNPEGFIDWLATVEEVFEYKEGAKSVDDYTTEFYQLIARNDIQEPEEQLVSRYIGGLRVQIMEAVNLFDPLTIPEAHQRALAFEKQNRRVGGSFTPAGGNVGSGSGAPRGGPSQQKPGGSNTGPTSKGASSSGPRCFNCGETGHRQAECKRAGKRHLFAESEDEQYEEYENNPVYDEETEYEEEVVTGDVGVNLVVRRSCYTPKADGDDWLKHNIFHSTCTILGKVCTFVIDSGSCDNLISEEAVQKLALKTESHPKPYKLQWLKKGGEVTVSKRALVSISIGSTYKDDVVCDVVPMDACHLLLGRPWEYERNIEHNGRANTYSFLFGGVKIILVPRKPKQLATKQSGTLLTISQFQDELEEADNVFILIGKPVPEEVEIPDCMVPLFEEFVDVFPDDLPAGLPPLRDIQHHIDLEPGSQLPNKPNYRMSPKEHEELRRQVEDLISKGYVRESMSPCVVPALLTPKKDGTWRMCVDIRAVNKITVRYRFPIPRVDDLLDQISGATIFTKLDLKSGYYQIRLRPGDEWKTAFKTREGLYEWLVMPFGLSNAPSTFMRVMNQLFRPFIGKFVVVYFDDVLIYSPNFDEHVKHVRQVLTLLRRDNLYAAKKKCVFMVPKVLFLGYVVSGDGIQVDESKIAVVKQWPTRLH; encoded by the exons ATGGCAAGGGTGGATCAGCGGTTGGATCAAGTGGTCGATCAGTTGACTGACCGGATGGCCGACTTGATCAATCGTAGGAGGCAGAGACCCAATGACGGGTATGGTTCTGAACTTAGTAACCCATTTGGTGATGATTCGACTTCCGAAGACGAACAGGAGGGGCAACCAAGGGGTGAACGTGGAGGGGGTAACAGGcgttgggattctgggataagaTTTGATATTCCGGAATTTGATGGGTCTAGTTTGAATCCGGAGGGGTTCATCGATTGGTTGGCTACCGTAGAGGAGGTGTTCGAGTACAAGGAG GGGGCTAAATCGGTTGATGATTATACCACAGAGTTTTACCAGTTGATTGCGAGGAATGATATTCAAGAACCGGAGGAGCAACTTGTTTCTCGGTATATTGGGGGTCTAAGGGTTCAAATCATGGAGGCCGTGAATCTTTTTGATCCGTTAACCATTCCTGAGGCACACCAACGGGCGTTGGCCTTTGAGAAGCAAAACCGTCGGGTGGGCGGTTCATTTACCCCTGCTGGGGGAAACGTTGGGTCAGGCAGTGGGGCACCTCGTGGTGGACCTAGTCAACAGAAGCCGGGGGGTAGCAATACCGGGCCTACTTCGAAGGGGGCTAGTAGTAGTGGTCCaagatgtttcaattgtggtgagacGGGCCATCGTCAAGCGGAGTGTAAAAGGGCTGGCAAAAGGCACTTGTTTGCTGAGTCTGAGGACGAACAATATGAAGAGTATGAAAACAATCCAGTGTACGATGAAGAAACTGAGTACGAAGAAGAGGTTGTGACCGGTGATGTTGGGGTGAACTTGGTGGTTAGACGTTCTTGCTATACACCAAAGGCAGATGGAGATGACTGGCTGAAGCATAACATCTTCCACTCAACATGTACTATTTTGGGGAAGGTTTGCACGTTTGTCATTGACTCGGGGAGTTGTGACAATTTGATTTCTGAAGAGGCGGTTCAAAAGTTGGCCTTGAAGACGGAGAGTCACCCGAAACCTTATAAGCTTCAATGGCTTAAAAAGGGAGGTGAAGTGACGGTATCTAAAAGGGCACTTGTTTCAATTTCCATTGGGTCCACGTATAAGGATGATGTTGTGTGTGATGTGGTCCCTATGGACGCATGTCACTTATTGTTGGGCAGACCTTGGGAGTACGAGCGTAATATAGAACATAATGGGCGGGCCAATACTTATAGCTTTCTGTTTGGTGGTGTGAAGATCATTCTTGTTCCTAGGAAGCCTAAGCAGTTAGCCACAAAACAGTCGGGTACTCTGTTGACCATTAGTCAGTTCCAGGATGAGTTGGAGGAAGCAGACAATGTTTTTATTCTAATTGGGAAGCCGGTGCCCGAGGAAGTCGAAATTCCTGATTGTATGGTTCCGTTGTttgaggagtttgttgatgttttcccagATGATTTACCTGCCGGGTTACCACCCCTACGAGACATCCAACATCACATTGATTTGGAACCGGGGTCCCAACTACCCAATAAGCCCAATTACAGGATGAGCCCAAAAGAACATGAGGAATTACGTCGGCAGGTTGAAGACTTAATATCTAAAGGGTATGTTCGGGAAAGCATGAGTCCTTGTGTTGTTCCTGCTCTGTTGACTCCAAAGAAGGATGGGACATGGCGTATGTGTGTTGACATTCGTGCAGTCAACAAGATCACTGTAAGGTACCGATTTCCGATTCCCCGAGTTGATGATTTACTTGATCAAATTAGCGGTGCCACTATTTTCACGAAACTAGACTTGAAGAGTGGGTATTACCAGATCCGACTCAGGCCTGGGGATGAGTGGAAAACCGCCTTCAAGACTCGTGAGGGGTTGTATGAAtggttagtgatgccttttggcttgTCCAATGCCCCTAGTACGTTTATGCGGGTCATGAACCAGTTGTTTAGGCCCTTTATTGGCAAGTTTGTGGTGGTttattttgatgatgttcttattTATAGCCCTAATTTTGATGAGCATGTGAAGCATGTACGGCAGGTTTTGACCTTGCTCCGAAGGGATAACTTGTATGCAGCCAAAAAGAAGTGTGTCTTTATGGTCCCTAAGGTCCTGTTTTTGGGGTATGTTGTTTCTGGTGACGGAATACAGGTGGATGAATCAAAGATAGCGGTTGTTAAGCAGTGGCCAACCCGCCTACACTAA